The following coding sequences lie in one Ostrea edulis chromosome 8, xbOstEdul1.1, whole genome shotgun sequence genomic window:
- the LOC125660888 gene encoding E3 ubiquitin-protein ligase TRIM71-like, translated as MDPFRRAQIILLCDLCKTAHLQSHCERCDINLCQTCVGKHLSDSSIRHKVVPYKYRKSLNYSKCPDHADELCKHYCEKCDIPVCSTCVSSSKHEGHDISDILEKLSAKTESLQKDLDELETRIYPRYEEMASDVQTEKAELETNYGELTTIADQQGEILHREITAIVNQRKSDIQEMKNKHLSTLNKNTNEITQKMAELKQIMSDLKSILKSNDVSLTSTYQSRNSEFRTLPPKVRVTVPSLSVQKINKDQLNEMFGSLSPLSINIEHGDTMKSAEAVSSPPVKPLLDEPRLTATIDTGYKYLFSVSCLSEDQVWTHGENETMKLLNLQSKLLTSIKTKSGNIPADIAVTRDGDVVYTDPNKRTLNLIKNRKIQTVITLQGWYPLTVCCTASGDLLVTMISDDETQSKVVRYSGSTEKQSIQFDDQGRPLYSSGGYINKYISENKNLDICVADRSASAVVVVNQSGKLRFRYTGHPSNTKQSFKPAGITTDSQSHILTADHVYNRIHILDQDGQFLRYIHCDLEFPHGLCVDIRDNLFVAEYNTAKAKKIQYL; from the coding sequence ATGGACCCTTTCCGCAGAGCCCAGATTATCCTATTGTGTGACCTCTGTAAAACTGCCCacctacagagtcactgtgaacgTTGTGATATAAATCTATGCCAGACCTGTGTTGGGAAGCACCTCTCGGATTCGTCTATAAGACACAAAGTCGTGCCCTATAAATACAGAAAGTCTCTTAACTACTCGAAATGTCCAGACCACGCCGACGAACTCTGTAAACATTACTGTGAGAAATGCGacattcctgtctgttctacctgcgtcTCCTCAAGTAAACATGAAGGTCacgatatatcagatattctggaaaaactcagcgctaaaacagaaagtttacagaAAGATCTGGACGAACTCGAGACCAGAATTTACCcgcgatatgaagaaatggcgtcCGATGTTCAAACTGAAAAAGCCGAGTTAGAAACAAATTACGGAGAACTGACAACAATTGCCGATCAACAAGGAGAAATATTACACCGGGAaatcaccgccattgtcaaccagcggaaatccgacattcaggagatgaaaaacaaacacctatctaccctgaataaaaatacaaatgaaatcacacagaaaatggcggaactcaaacagatcatgtccgacttgaaatcaatcctaaaatcaaatgacgtctccttaacctctacttaccaatctaggaattccgaatttagaacattaccgcctaaagtccgagttACAGTACCCAGTTTGTCTgttcagaaaataaacaaagatcagctcaatgaaatgtttggttctctgtcgccattatccattaacatagaacatggcgacacaatgaagtcagcagaagctgtatcgtctcctccagtcaaaccactgcttgatgagccgcgattaaccgccaccatagacactgggtataaaTATCTAttcagtgttagctgtctgagtgaagatcaagtctggacacaCGGGGAGAACGAAaccatgaagctgctcaacctccagagtaaactactgacatcaataaaaaccaagtcagggaacaTACCAGcagacatagcagtgacacgggacggagatgtTGTTTATACTGACCCTAATAAAAGAACTTTAAACCTGATAAAGAATAGaaagatacagaccgtgatcacactacaggggtggtaCCCTCTCACTGTCTGCTGTACCGCCTCTggtgatctcctggttaccatgatcagtgatgatgaaacacaatccaaagtcgtgcgttactccggctccacagagaaacaaagcattcagtttgatgatcagggtcgtcctctctactcatctggtggttatatcaataaatacatcagtgagaacaagaacctggatatctgtgtggctgaccggtcagctagtgcagtagtggtggtcaatcagtcaggaaaactccgatttagatacactggtcatccctctaataccaagcAATCATTTAAACCAgccggcatcactacagacagccagagtcacatcctgacagcagaccaTGTCTAtaaccgtatccacatcctagatcaggacggacagttcctccgttacattcactgtgatttagaGTTTCCTCacggtttatgtgtggacatcagagacaacctctttgtggctgagtatAACACTGCTAAAgcgaagaaaatccaatatctataa